Proteins encoded by one window of Vitis vinifera cultivar Pinot Noir 40024 chromosome 10, ASM3070453v1:
- the LOC100250392 gene encoding uncharacterized protein LOC100250392: MEFSVLRTRPCPIANIALLIHQPVNAARLTKTHLGFPPSSLSFPKGSVGRTVQHIPSPITCTLDGFSFPTRKNEGGNNNSRSMVGASLALACALGIISCSGMMHHKAFAASSTASSTTMEMAARTNIEVKTAMDLLMPSRGADEAEKYLKKKIKAHNENNEAGYYARVALAEVLMHRGKYKEAAQQCQILEQNPNYHYLVKKDKKFHLMQMFIYGMLNEDKKVKQYWKNFKQAYKTGLPL; encoded by the exons ATGGAGTTCTCAGTGCTTCGCACCCGCCCTTGCCCCATAGCCAATATAGCACTTCTCATTCATCAACCTGTGAATGCTGCAAGACTGACCAAAACCCATTTGGGCTTTCCCCCTTCGTCTCTTTCATTCCCCAAGGGTTCCGTGGGCCGCACAGTTCAACACATCCCTAGTCCTATAACTTGTACACTAGATGGGTTTTCATTCCCTACAAGGAAAAATGAAGGTGGGAACAACAATTCAAGAAGCATGGTAGGAGCATCCTTGGCTTTGGCTTGTGCTCTTGGCATCATTAGTTGCAGTGGTATGATGCACCATAAAGCTTTTGCAGCTAGTTCAACTGCTTCTTCAACGACAATGGAAATGGCTGCAAGGACTAACATTGAG GTGAAAACCGCAATGGATCTATTAATGCCCTCTAGAGGAGCTGATGAAGCTGAAAAATAcctgaagaagaaaattaaggcACACAATGAGAATAACGAGGCTGGTTACTATGCAAGAGTGGCACTAGCAGAAGTTCTCATGCATAGA GGAAAGTACAAAGAAGCAGCGCAGCAATGTCAAATACTCGAGCAGAATCCAAACTATCACTATCTAGTGAAGAAAGATAAAAAGTTTCACCTTATGCAG ATGTTTATATATGGCATGTTGAATGAGGACAAGAAAGTAAAGCAGTATTGGAAGAACTTCAAGCAGGCCTACAAAACTGGACTTCCTCTGTGA
- the LOC104880506 gene encoding uncharacterized protein LOC104880506 yields MSLFLDTLNQYLQLGIGIFSDHLTIKTNYGAIFVAGMPIIICVVICYAWAYKNGAWERKGKGRPAYMRSMSIGLLHGGHLALQRLVDYHEAQAELDKTEKKLEKLLADHHLHFRQLESTVAKLEMSRKEAAAVKALKSAMEKAQREGKAHEEYEIGMLLVEMLIYKGDWNEALSYKCLKDEKISDARRPLYKAIIYILSEDCEEAESCWEEFNMIRENFLLCPNSESLQQYEAINDFSEFEKLVKLLIS; encoded by the exons ATGTCTTTGTTCCTAGATACCTTGAATCAATATTTACAACTAGGGATAGGAATTTTTTCTGACCATCTTACTATAAAAACCAACTATGGAGCAATTTTTGTGGCTGGAATGCCTATCATTATCTGTGTTGTCATCTGCTATGCATGGGCATACAAAAATGGAGcatgggaaagaaaaggaaagggtCGTCCTGCTTATATGAGGTCCATGTCCATTGGACTTCTCCATGGAGGCCACCTGGCCCTACAGAGACTGGTTGACTATCATGAGGCTCAGGCAGAGCTAGATAAGACTGagaaaaaattggagaaattACTTGCTGACCATCACCTTCATTTTAGGCAGCTGGAG AGTACGGTGGCAAAGCTGGAAATGAGCAGAAAAGAAGCTGCAGCTGTAAAAGCACTTAAATCAGCAATGGAAAAAGCCCAGAGGGAAGGAAAAGCACATGAAGAATATGAAATTGGAATGTTGCTGGTGGAAATGTTAATCTACAAG GGTGATTGGAACGAGGCTTTAAGTTATAAATGCTTGAAGGACGAAAAGATCTCTGATGCTCGACGTCCACTGTACAAG GCCATCATTTACATCTTATCAGAGGACTGCGAAGAGGCCGAAAGTTGTTGGGAAGAGTTTAACATGATTCGAGAAAATTTCCTGTTGTGTCCGAATTCGGAAAGCTTGCAACAATATGAGGCCATTAATGATTTCAGTGAATTTGAGAAGTTAGTGAAGTTGCTTAtctcataa